A region of Solibacillus isronensis DNA encodes the following proteins:
- a CDS encoding ABC transporter ATP-binding protein: protein MAELKLNNIYKIYDNKVTAVDNFNLHIEDKEFIVFVGPSGCGKSTTLRMMAGLEEISKGDFYIDDKRVNDIAPKDRDIAMVFQNYALYPHMTVYDNIAFGLKLRKLPKSEIDERVRNAAKILGIENYLNRKPKALSGGQRQRVALGRAIVRDAKLFLMDEPLSNLDAKLRVQMRAEIIKLHRRIGTTTIYVTHDQTEAMTMASRIVVMKDGIIHQVGAPKYIYDNPENVFVGGFIGSPSMNFLDGRVEDGYYQLGDRKIIIPEDKMTMLRQQGYVGKEVILGIRPESFFVGEETAELDPSVVSQYEIEVAELTGSEIMLYFKIGDQEVVALTDAQQTIEAGQKVNFAVNTDKMHFFDKETEIRIR from the coding sequence ATGGCAGAATTAAAATTAAATAATATTTATAAAATTTACGATAATAAAGTAACCGCTGTAGATAATTTTAACTTGCATATCGAGGATAAGGAATTCATCGTTTTTGTTGGTCCTTCGGGTTGCGGAAAATCGACAACTTTACGGATGATGGCAGGCTTGGAGGAGATTTCAAAAGGGGATTTCTATATTGATGATAAGCGTGTAAACGACATCGCACCAAAAGACCGCGATATCGCAATGGTATTCCAAAACTATGCATTGTACCCGCATATGACGGTTTATGACAATATTGCATTCGGTTTGAAATTACGTAAGCTGCCGAAGTCGGAAATCGATGAGCGAGTACGTAATGCGGCGAAAATTTTGGGCATCGAAAATTACTTGAACCGTAAACCGAAAGCTTTATCTGGTGGCCAAAGACAACGTGTTGCATTGGGCCGTGCCATTGTACGGGATGCGAAGCTGTTCTTGATGGACGAGCCGCTGTCAAATCTGGACGCAAAGCTGCGTGTGCAAATGCGTGCTGAAATCATTAAATTGCACCGTCGTATCGGGACAACGACAATTTATGTAACACATGACCAGACAGAAGCGATGACAATGGCGAGCCGTATAGTCGTAATGAAGGACGGCATTATTCATCAGGTAGGGGCACCGAAGTATATTTATGATAATCCTGAAAATGTGTTTGTTGGCGGCTTTATCGGTTCACCTTCCATGAACTTTTTAGATGGACGTGTAGAAGATGGCTATTACCAGCTGGGAGACAGAAAAATAATAATTCCGGAAGATAAAATGACGATGCTTCGTCAGCAAGGTTATGTCGGGAAGGAAGTTATTTTAGGAATCCGTCCTGAGAGCTTTTTTGTAGGGGAAGAGACGGCGGAGCTTGATCCTTCTGTTGTGTCTCAATATGAAATCGAAGTTGCGGAGTTAACAGGTTCTGAAATTATGCTGTATTTCAAAATCGGCGACCAGGAAGTTGTAGCATTGACGGATGCGCAACAAACAATTGAAGCAGGACAAAAAGTCAATTTTGCTGTTAATACGGATAAAATGCATTTCTTTGATAAAGAAACAGAGATACGTATTCGCTAA
- a CDS encoding sugar kinase, which yields MERNYIFTLGDALITFNPVATGPLRYVNSFERKLGGAELNFAIGCARLGLPVKWMSRLGGDEFSKYIYNTVRGEGINMDYVEHVSGYPTSLNFKEILENGSGKTFYYRYQSPILTMTEEDIEESMFDDIAYVHLTGVFLAIAPQNLQIALAILRIAKAKGIPVSFDPNIRLKLWTLEQARAAYFEIFPYVDILLTGLDEIEMIIGTTSFEQFAAQYNISELVIKDGANGSKAYVNGQWHIAEPFEVKPVDTVGAGDGYDAAYIFGLIKGYDVTERLRLANAVGAMVTTVKGDNEGLPEYTDVEVFLGQKTLVER from the coding sequence ATGGAACGAAACTATATTTTTACTTTAGGGGATGCGCTAATTACATTTAATCCGGTGGCTACAGGTCCGTTACGCTATGTTAATTCATTTGAGCGCAAGTTAGGCGGGGCCGAACTGAATTTTGCCATTGGCTGTGCCAGATTAGGGCTTCCTGTTAAGTGGATGAGTCGATTAGGCGGGGATGAATTTTCGAAATATATTTATAACACCGTGCGCGGTGAAGGCATCAATATGGATTATGTGGAGCATGTGTCCGGTTATCCGACATCGCTGAATTTTAAAGAAATATTGGAAAATGGCTCCGGGAAGACATTTTACTACCGGTATCAGTCACCGATTTTGACAATGACCGAAGAGGATATCGAGGAATCGATGTTTGATGATATAGCGTATGTTCATCTGACGGGTGTGTTTCTGGCCATTGCACCGCAAAACCTGCAAATTGCACTGGCTATTTTACGCATCGCAAAAGCAAAAGGCATTCCGGTATCTTTTGACCCGAATATCCGCTTGAAACTTTGGACATTGGAGCAAGCAAGGGCTGCCTATTTTGAGATTTTCCCGTATGTCGACATTTTATTGACCGGGCTGGACGAAATTGAAATGATTATCGGTACTACGTCATTTGAACAGTTTGCCGCACAGTATAATATTTCAGAACTCGTCATTAAGGACGGGGCAAATGGATCGAAAGCTTATGTAAACGGACAATGGCATATTGCGGAACCATTTGAAGTTAAACCTGTCGATACGGTAGGTGCTGGTGACGGTTATGATGCGGCATATATTTTCGGGCTGATAAAAGGCTATGATGTGACCGAGCGTCTTCGTCTGGCGAATGCTGTTGGTGCAATGGTGACAACGGTAAAGGGTGACAATGAAGGTTTGCCGGAATATACAGATGTGGAAGTATTTTTAGGACAGAAAACGCTAGTTGAAAGGTAA
- a CDS encoding bifunctional 2-keto-4-hydroxyglutarate aldolase/2-keto-3-deoxy-6-phosphogluconate aldolase: MKKYEVIHQLKEHKIVAVIRGSSVQEATEIIQGAVQGGIRLIELTYTTPFVQEVFEEIRSLDAIIGAGTVLDSETARHAILCGAKFIVSPSFNADIAKLCNRYGIPYLPGCMTLNEIVTALEAGCDIVKLFPANHFSPGFIRTVNGPLPHVEIMPTGGISANNMQEWLDAGAVAIGISSDLTKAYETGGVDAVVAASQEYCGKL; the protein is encoded by the coding sequence ATGAAAAAATATGAAGTGATTCACCAACTGAAAGAACATAAAATTGTAGCGGTCATTCGCGGAAGCTCGGTGCAGGAAGCGACAGAAATTATTCAAGGTGCTGTACAAGGAGGAATTCGCCTTATAGAGCTTACATATACAACACCGTTTGTTCAGGAAGTATTTGAAGAAATCCGCTCTTTAGATGCGATTATAGGCGCTGGAACCGTGTTAGATTCGGAGACGGCAAGACATGCCATTTTATGCGGTGCGAAATTTATTGTCAGTCCGAGCTTTAATGCGGACATCGCTAAATTATGCAACCGCTACGGAATACCCTATTTACCAGGGTGTATGACTTTAAATGAAATAGTAACTGCACTGGAAGCGGGCTGTGACATCGTTAAGCTTTTCCCGGCGAACCATTTCTCACCCGGCTTTATCCGTACGGTGAATGGGCCGTTGCCTCATGTAGAAATTATGCCGACAGGCGGGATTAGTGCCAACAATATGCAGGAATGGCTCGATGCAGGTGCTGTCGCTATAGGGATTAGCAGTGATTTAACGAAGGCTTATGAGACAGGTGGGGTAGATGCTGTCGTAGCTGCGAGTCAAGAGTATTGCGGGAAGCTGTAA
- a CDS encoding HD domain-containing phosphohydrolase, with product MKTMLQLPLQLKSFLKLGDAVLITDSDHIILAVNDTYEEVTGFERNKIIGIKAGFIKSKLTSKETYRSMKDSLKQHIPWSGIFVNRKKSGELWHSSITITPFKIEDEWFYIGVFRALEQLEEGLYLSEDKKIEVQRELLKVLAISCEIRDPGTEEHLLRVQALTEKLLKAHNEKNNLQLESNYMNNVIHSSILHDIGKAGMPEGILYKPGALSIYERKIIEMHPLTGADILNKMSKEINYDFIKSMEVAENIILHHHERWDGTGYPFQLKGEQIPLEARVVSIVDVFDALTTRRPYKDSWPEEKALAFIEENKGKHFDPLIVETFISLF from the coding sequence ATGAAAACGATGTTGCAGTTACCTTTGCAATTAAAAAGCTTTTTGAAATTGGGGGATGCAGTACTGATTACAGACAGTGACCATATTATTTTAGCAGTCAATGATACATATGAAGAGGTAACAGGTTTTGAAAGAAATAAAATCATCGGTATAAAAGCGGGCTTTATTAAATCGAAACTTACGAGCAAAGAAACGTATCGTTCAATGAAAGATTCTTTAAAGCAGCATATCCCTTGGTCAGGAATTTTTGTGAATCGAAAGAAATCCGGGGAACTTTGGCATTCATCTATTACCATTACGCCTTTCAAAATTGAGGATGAATGGTTTTATATAGGAGTTTTTCGCGCGTTAGAACAGTTGGAAGAGGGCTTATACTTATCTGAAGACAAGAAGATTGAAGTACAGAGAGAACTATTGAAAGTGCTGGCCATCTCCTGTGAAATCCGTGATCCCGGAACGGAAGAGCATTTACTAAGAGTTCAGGCATTGACGGAAAAACTTTTGAAGGCACACAATGAGAAAAACAACCTTCAATTAGAATCTAATTATATGAACAATGTGATTCATTCCAGTATACTGCATGACATCGGAAAAGCGGGTATGCCAGAAGGGATTTTGTATAAACCAGGAGCATTGTCCATTTATGAAAGAAAAATAATAGAAATGCATCCGTTGACAGGGGCAGACATTCTTAACAAAATGTCCAAGGAAATCAATTATGATTTTATCAAGAGTATGGAAGTCGCCGAAAATATTATTTTGCATCACCATGAAAGATGGGATGGAACGGGCTACCCATTCCAGCTAAAAGGCGAGCAGATTCCACTTGAAGCGCGAGTCGTATCGATTGTTGATGTGTTTGATGCGTTAACAACACGGAGACCGTATAAAGATTCCTGGCCGGAAGAAAAAGCATTGGCATTTATTGAAGAAAATAAAGGGAAACATTTTGATCCGTTAATTGTGGAAACCTTTATCAGCCTGTTTTAA
- the hmpA gene encoding NO-inducible flavohemoprotein, producing MLAQQTINIIKSTVPVLEVHGLAITKTFYANLFRENPELLNIFNHTNQKKDRQQTALANTVYAAAVHIDNLEAIVPAVVQIAHKHVSLGILPEHYPIVGKYLLEAIKEVLGDAATDEIIDAWGKAYGVIAEVFISVEEDLYKAAENAGGWRAFKEFTIAEVVEESEAVKSFYLKPVNGEKLPPFKAGQFITLRTQVPGEQYLMNRQYTLTDGSEDYFRISVKREDDVTPNGIVSNFLHNAEIGTKVDVSAPAGVFTLVENESPVLFISGGVGVTPLQGMLKSIEGRQASFIQCARNENVAAFKETIEENVAATDGKYKAVYSDLDGYITKAQIEEFLVPGTEVYVCGPTVFMETVIQYLVELGVPTEKIHYEFFGAAMALQIKKTA from the coding sequence ATGTTAGCACAACAAACTATTAATATTATCAAATCAACAGTACCTGTATTGGAGGTACACGGATTAGCAATTACTAAAACTTTCTATGCAAACTTATTCAGAGAAAACCCGGAATTACTAAACATTTTCAATCATACAAACCAAAAGAAAGATCGTCAGCAAACAGCTTTAGCAAACACTGTATATGCAGCAGCAGTTCATATCGATAACTTGGAGGCAATCGTTCCGGCTGTTGTCCAAATTGCACATAAACACGTAAGTTTAGGTATTTTACCGGAGCATTATCCGATTGTCGGTAAATATTTATTAGAAGCGATTAAAGAAGTTCTTGGAGATGCGGCGACAGATGAAATTATCGACGCTTGGGGTAAAGCTTACGGCGTAATTGCTGAAGTATTCATTTCAGTGGAAGAAGATTTATACAAAGCAGCGGAAAATGCTGGAGGCTGGCGCGCATTTAAAGAATTTACAATTGCAGAAGTTGTGGAAGAAAGCGAAGCAGTTAAATCATTCTATTTAAAACCAGTTAACGGCGAAAAATTACCACCATTCAAAGCTGGCCAATTCATTACATTGCGCACACAAGTACCAGGTGAACAATACTTAATGAACCGCCAATATACATTAACAGACGGCTCGGAAGATTATTTCCGTATTTCTGTAAAACGTGAAGATGATGTAACACCAAACGGAATTGTTTCAAACTTCCTACACAACGCAGAAATCGGTACAAAAGTGGATGTAAGTGCTCCTGCAGGTGTGTTCACATTAGTAGAAAATGAAAGCCCAGTTCTATTCATCAGCGGTGGAGTAGGTGTAACACCATTACAAGGAATGCTTAAATCAATTGAAGGCCGCCAAGCATCATTTATCCAATGTGCACGCAACGAAAATGTAGCGGCATTTAAAGAAACTATCGAAGAAAACGTTGCAGCGACAGACGGTAAATATAAAGCGGTTTATTCAGATTTAGACGGCTATATTACTAAAGCGCAAATCGAGGAATTCCTAGTTCCTGGAACAGAAGTTTATGTATGTGGACCAACTGTATTCATGGAAACTGTAATCCAATACTTAGTTGAGCTAGGTGTACCTACCGAGAAGATTCATTATGAATTCTTCGGTGCAGCGATGGCGTTACAGATTAAGAAAACAGCTTAA
- a CDS encoding RrF2 family transcriptional regulator, producing the protein MRLTVYTDYSLRTLMYLGVRGRENLVTIQEIANAYQISKNHLMKVTHDLGKHGYIETIRGRGGGIRLALEPEQINIGDVVRKTEDDFHLVECFNPEGNLCKISPECRLKFALQQALKAYLAVLDTYTLADVLVSKDILSELFGITQTSK; encoded by the coding sequence GTGCGGTTAACAGTATATACAGATTATTCTTTACGTACGCTCATGTATTTAGGTGTACGGGGCAGAGAAAATTTAGTTACGATTCAGGAAATTGCTAATGCGTATCAGATTTCCAAAAATCATTTAATGAAAGTAACCCATGATTTAGGGAAACATGGCTATATTGAAACGATTCGCGGGCGCGGAGGCGGCATTCGTCTGGCACTTGAACCTGAACAAATCAATATTGGTGATGTCGTTCGCAAAACAGAAGATGACTTTCACCTTGTTGAATGTTTCAATCCGGAAGGGAACCTTTGCAAAATATCACCGGAGTGCAGGCTGAAATTTGCTTTACAACAAGCATTAAAAGCATATTTGGCTGTGCTTGATACCTATACATTGGCGGATGTGCTCGTATCAAAAGACATTTTAAGTGAATTATTCGGCATTACCCAAACTAGTAAATAG
- a CDS encoding SDR family NAD(P)-dependent oxidoreductase, with the protein MKKTVFITGATSGIGRIITEMLVKEGHTVYATGRNDSAINYLNGIGAIAYKADLRIPSHIDEVVSQLPPIDIAVLNAGLGYFESAVDLADQEIDQMLDVNVRAPIYLAKRLAPAMIERKKGHFIFVGSQAGKVATKKASVYAASKHAITGFVNGLRLELAEYNIHVTGIYPGPIDTPFIQKADATNAYKEAIGKFLLPPEKVAQEVVHAIGKRPREVNLPRIMSVTSKLYAVAPAVVEFVGKGFFNKK; encoded by the coding sequence ATGAAAAAAACAGTTTTTATTACAGGTGCGACAAGCGGTATCGGGCGCATTATTACAGAAATGCTTGTAAAAGAAGGACATACCGTTTATGCAACTGGAAGAAATGACAGTGCCATTAACTATTTAAATGGGATAGGGGCGATTGCATACAAAGCGGATTTAAGAATTCCATCTCATATAGATGAAGTCGTATCGCAACTACCGCCAATTGATATCGCCGTTTTAAACGCCGGATTAGGTTATTTTGAAAGTGCAGTTGATTTAGCAGACCAGGAAATCGACCAGATGCTTGATGTAAATGTTCGTGCACCGATCTACTTGGCAAAACGTCTGGCACCGGCAATGATTGAGAGAAAGAAAGGTCATTTTATCTTTGTCGGCTCACAGGCAGGCAAGGTCGCTACGAAAAAAGCGAGTGTTTATGCAGCGAGTAAACATGCAATTACCGGTTTTGTGAATGGCCTTCGTCTGGAGCTGGCAGAATACAATATACATGTTACCGGAATTTATCCGGGGCCGATCGATACACCTTTTATTCAGAAAGCCGATGCAACGAACGCTTATAAAGAAGCAATCGGGAAATTTCTGTTGCCCCCTGAAAAAGTCGCGCAAGAAGTTGTCCATGCAATCGGGAAACGTCCGCGTGAAGTGAATCTACCACGTATTATGAGTGTAACGAGTAAATTATATGCAGTAGCACCGGCAGTTGTAGAATTTGTCGGCAAAGGATTCTTTAATAAGAAGTAA
- a CDS encoding argininosuccinate synthase yields MANKKVVLAYSGGLDTSVAIPWLKEQGWDVIAVCLDVGEGKDLDFIRNKALQVGAVESYMIDAKDEFAEDFALISLQGHTWYEQKYPLVSALSRPLISKKLVEIANETNADAVAHGCTGKGNDQVRFEVSIKALNPDLEVLAPVREWGWSRDEEIEYAAKHGVPIPATIDSPFSIDQNLWGRANEAGVMEDPWVAPPEEAYGLTVSLEEAPNTPEYVEIEFVEGKPVSINGIQMKLADLIQELNKIAGEHGIGRIDHVENRLVGIKSREVYEIPGAKVLLTAHKELEDITLVKELAHFKPIIEQKLSEIIYNGLWFNPIRTALEAFLKETQKYVNGTVRVKLYKGHAIVEGRKSPNSLYSEELATYSKHDQFNHASAVGFIELWGMPTVVASEVAKSTKQTVNK; encoded by the coding sequence ATGGCGAACAAGAAAGTCGTATTGGCATATTCAGGTGGTCTTGATACATCAGTAGCAATTCCATGGTTAAAAGAACAAGGTTGGGACGTAATCGCAGTATGTCTTGATGTTGGTGAAGGTAAAGACTTAGATTTTATCCGTAACAAAGCACTTCAAGTAGGTGCTGTTGAATCATATATGATCGATGCAAAAGATGAGTTTGCAGAAGACTTTGCATTAATCTCATTACAAGGACACACTTGGTATGAGCAAAAGTATCCATTAGTTTCTGCTTTATCTCGTCCATTAATTTCTAAAAAATTAGTAGAAATCGCAAATGAAACAAATGCCGATGCAGTAGCACACGGTTGTACTGGTAAAGGGAATGACCAAGTACGTTTCGAAGTTTCGATTAAAGCATTAAATCCGGACCTAGAAGTATTAGCACCTGTACGTGAGTGGGGCTGGAGCCGTGACGAAGAAATCGAATATGCAGCAAAACACGGTGTTCCAATTCCTGCAACAATCGATTCACCATTCTCAATCGACCAAAACTTATGGGGCCGTGCAAACGAAGCTGGCGTAATGGAAGACCCTTGGGTTGCACCACCAGAAGAAGCATACGGTTTAACAGTTTCATTGGAAGAAGCACCGAATACACCGGAATACGTTGAAATCGAATTCGTTGAAGGTAAACCAGTTTCTATTAACGGTATTCAAATGAAACTAGCAGACTTAATTCAAGAATTAAATAAAATTGCTGGTGAACACGGTATCGGCCGTATCGACCACGTTGAAAACCGTCTAGTTGGTATTAAATCTCGTGAAGTATACGAAATTCCAGGTGCGAAAGTATTATTAACAGCGCATAAAGAATTAGAAGATATTACATTAGTAAAAGAATTGGCGCATTTCAAACCAATTATTGAACAAAAACTATCTGAAATTATCTATAACGGTCTTTGGTTCAACCCAATCCGTACTGCTCTTGAAGCGTTCTTAAAAGAAACGCAAAAGTATGTAAACGGAACAGTTCGTGTAAAACTTTACAAAGGCCATGCGATTGTTGAAGGACGTAAATCTCCAAATTCACTATACTCTGAAGAATTGGCGACATATTCAAAACATGACCAATTCAACCACGCTTCTGCTGTAGGCTTTATCGAATTATGGGGTATGCCAACAGTTGTTGCATCAGAAGTAGCAAAAAGCACAAAACAAACAGTAAATAAATAA